A window of the Arachis duranensis cultivar V14167 chromosome 5, aradu.V14167.gnm2.J7QH, whole genome shotgun sequence genome harbors these coding sequences:
- the LOC107488764 gene encoding potassium transporter 6, translating to MDLEGGTRRNSKIESWKTVLTLAYQSLGVVYGDLSNSPLYVFRSTFSDEVGDAVPVDKIYGVLSLVFWTFTLVPLVKYVFIVLKADDNGEGGTFALYSLLCRHARVSSLPNVQVADEELTEYKKDCYGVAPERSFASRLKSTLEKHKVLQRILLVLALIGTCMVIGDGVLTPALSVFSAVSGFELSMSREHHRYVEVPAACIILIGLFALQHYGTHRVGFLFAPIVITWLFCISAIGVYNIFHWNPHVYKALSPYYAFQFLRNSQKGGWMALGGILLCITGSEAMFADLGHFSQLSIKIAFTSVVYPSLVLAYMGQAAYLSRNHVVRQEYHFGFYVSVPEKLRWPVLVIAILAAVVGSQAIITGTFSIIKQCSALSCFPRVKVVHTSSKIHGQIYIPEINWLLMLLCLAVTIGFRDTRRLGNASGLAVITVMLVTTCLMSLVIVLCWHQNVLLALGFVFIFGTIEALFFSASLVKFLEGAWVPIVLAFVFMTVMYVWHYGTLKKYEFDVQNKVSINWLVGIGPSIGIVRVRGVGLIHTELVSGIPAIFSHFVTNLPAFHQVVVFLCIKHVPVPHVRPEERFLVGRVGPRDFRLYRCIVRYGYRDVHKDDIEFENDLICSLAEFIKTGSTASNSTNDETESDDKMAVVGTCSGHTMMMKEDNSDNAVNNNADDLAGTSELKEIKSPVIQPKKKRVRFFVPESPKIDTGIMEELEEIMEAREAGVAYIIGQSHMRAKAGSSVLKKFGINVVYEFLRRNSRSSSLVLSVPHQSSLEVGMMYQI from the exons ACGGTTCTGACTTTAGCATATCAGAGCCTCGGTGTTGTTTATGGTGATTTGAGCAATTCACCCTTATACGTATTTCGAAGCACTTTCTCTGATGAAGTTGGTGATGCTGTGCCCGTGGATAAGATCTATGGTGTGTTATCTCTGGTGTTCTGGACCTTCACTTTGGTTCCTCTGGTGAAATATGTGTTCATAGTGCTTAAGGCTGATGATAATGGAGAAGGTGGAACGTTTGCGCTTTACTCATTGCTGTGCCGCCATGCCAGGGTGAGTTCACTGCCAAATGTGCAGGTTGCAGATGAGGAACTCACAGAGTATAAGAAAGATTGTTATGGTGTGGCACCAGAGAGGAGCTTTGCATCAAGGCTCAAGTCAACTTTGGAGAAGCATAAGGTGCTTCAGAGGattcttcttgttcttgcttTGATTGGAACTTGCATGGTGATTGGTGATGGGGTCCTCACACCTGCTCTTTCTg TTTTCTCAGCTGTGTCAGGATTTGAGCTTTCAATGTCCCGAGAGCATCATAGGT ATGTAGAAGTTCCGGCTGCATGCATCATATTGATAGGCTTGTTTGCCCTTCAACACTACGGCACACACAGGGTTGGCTTCTTATTTGCTCCTATCGTCATCACGTGGCTTTTCTGCATCAGTGCCATTGGTGTATATAACATATTTCACTGGAACCCTCATGTATACAAAGCACTCTCTCCATATTATGCATTCCAATTTTTGAGGAACTCTCAGAAAGGAGGTTGGATGGCCCTTGGTGGAATTTTGCTATGCATAACAG GATCAGAAGCGATGTTTGCTGATCTTGGACACTTctcacaattatcaatcaag ATTGCTTTCACTTCCGTGGTTTATCCATCCTTGGTCCTTGCATATATGGGACAAGCTGCTTATTTATCCAGGAATCATGTAGTTCGGCAAGAGTATCACTTCGGATTTTATGTATCTGTACCAG AGAAATTAAGGTGGCCGGTTCTAGTGATAGCCATACTCGCGGCTGTTGTTGGAAGCCAAGCCATCATCACGGGGACTTTCTCAATTATCAAACAATGCTCCGCATTAAGTTGCTTTCCGCGAGTCAAAGTGGTTCACACATCATCTAAAATTCATGGCCAGATATATATCCCCGAGATCAATTGGCTACTGATGCTCTTGTGTTTGGCCGTGACTATTGGTTTCCGAGACACAAGGCGTTTGGGTAATGCGTCAG GTTTGGCAGTTATTACAGTGATGCTCGTTACCACATGTTTGATGTCTCTGGTTATAGTTCTGTGCTGGCACCAGAATGTTCTCCTTGCACTTGGATTTGTTTTCATATTTGGCACCATCGAGGCGCTCTTCTTCTCGGCTTCTCTCGTCAAGTTTCTAGAAGGAGCATGGGTACCTATTGTATTGGCATTTGTATTTATGACTGTCATGTATGTTTGGCACTATGGCACGCTCAAGAAGTATGAATTTGACGTCCAAAACAAGGTTTCGATCAACTGGCTAGTCGGTATAGGTCCGAGCATAGGCATTGTTCGAGTGCGTGGGGTTGGTCTCATACACACTGAGCTAGTGTCCGGAATCCCTGCAATCTTCTCCCACTTTGTAACCAACCTGCCGGCGTTTCACCAGGTAGTTGTTTTCCTCTGCATCAAGCATGTGCCAGTTCCACACGTTAGACCGGAGGAACGGTTTCTAGTTGGTCGCGTAGGTCCAAGAGATTTCCGGCTCTACCGATGCATAGTCCGGTATGGGTACCGTGATGTCCACAAAGATGACATAGAGTTTGAGAACGATCTCATATGCAGCTTAGCCGAGTTCATAAAGACCGGAAGCACTGCATCAAACTCCACAAACGACGAGACTGAAAGCGACGACAAAATGGCAGTTGTTGGAACATGCTCTGGCCATACGATGATGATGAAAGAGGACAACTCGGATAATGCAGTCAATAACAATGCAGATGATTTGGCCGGAACATCGGAGCTAAAGGAGATAAAGTCGCCTGTGATCCAGCCGAAGAAGAAAAGGGTTAGGTTTTTCGTCCCAGAGAGCCCGAAGATCGACACCGGAATAATGGAAGAGTTGGAGGAGATAATGGAAGCTAGGGAAGCTGGGGTAGCTTACATTATAGGGCAATCACACATGAGGGCCAAAGCAGGGTCTAGCGTGTTGAAGAAATTTGGTATTAATGTTGTGTATGAATTCCTAAGGAGGAATAGTAGGTCATCCTCACTTGTACTTAGTGTGCCACATCAATCTTCTTTAGAAGTAGGGATGATGtaccaaatttaa
- the LOC107488690 gene encoding protein FAR-RED IMPAIRED RESPONSE 1-like: MHSGPKQEAGLHASILDTTSFHSTPPTTQIDIRYNLVFGSFVGVNHHDQSTLLGCDLMKNEDIQSFKWLFECWLRCMGGKAPKGIFIDQCASMQKAIEMCMPTTIQRWCIWHIMKKIPSKLNGYKRHKEIEQEMSHIIWNLFTKDALDRNWNDFVTKFGVGENKWRSELYEDRHLWIPVYLDHYFWVGMRSTQRSESMHTFFNKFITWNSSLIQFVKKYDNCLASREQREKEFDATDIHTVIPCATKSVIEDQFQHVYTHEKFREVQAQFRGKLHCGTQN; the protein is encoded by the exons ATGCATTCTGGGCCGAAGCAAGAAGCAGGGCTGCATGCGAGTATTTTGGATACGACGTCGTTTCATTCGACACCACCTACAACACAGATAGATATTCG GTACAATCTTGTTTTTGGTTCTTTTGTGGGTGTGAATCACCACGATCAGTCGACACTTCTCGGATGCGATCTGATGAAAAACGAGGACATCCAATCATTCAAATGGCTATTCGAGTGTTGGCTCCGTTGCATGGGAGGGAAGGCACCAAAAGGCATTTTCATTGACCAATGCGCATCGATGCAAAAGGCCATCGAGATGTGcatgccaacaacaattcaGCGGTGGTGCATctggcacatcatgaagaaaATCCCAAGCAAACTAAACGGCTACAAGCGACACAAAGAAATTGAACAAGAGATGAGCCACATCATTTGGAACTTGTTTACAAAAGACGCACTCGACAGAAACTGGAACGATTTTGTCACAAAGTTTGGCGTCGGAGAAAATAAGTGGCGTTCAG AGCTATACGAAGATCGCCATTTATGGATTCCAGTTTACCTGGATCACTACTTTTGGGTCGGGATGAGAAGtacacaaaggagcgagagcatgcacACATTTTTCAACAAGTTCATCACATGGAACAGCTCCTTAATTCAATTTGTGAAGAAATACGATAATTGCCTAGCAAGCAGAGAGCAAAGAGAGAAAGAATTTGATGCTACAGATATTCACACCGTGATACCATGCGCAACAAAATCAGTAATAGAGGACCAATTTCAGCACGTGTATACCCACGAGAAGTTTAGGGAAGTTCAAGCACAATTCAGAGGAAAGTTGCACTGTGGTACACAAAATTGA